The following are encoded together in the Actinoplanes sp. N902-109 genome:
- the rplQ gene encoding 50S ribosomal protein L17 encodes MPTPTKGPRLGGSPAHEKLLLANLATELFRHGKIKTTETKARRLRPLAEQLITKAKRGDLHSRRRVLGVVKDKDVVYSLFEQIAPRYTNRPGGYTRITKTGPRKGDAAPMAVIELVEELQVAATTGPSKAARKAAAQQNKVEALTRDEEATEAPDAAATEAPAADTDADQDAEAPVNASGDKGAEGPGDQAEGEDTKA; translated from the coding sequence ATGCCCACGCCCACCAAGGGTCCCCGCCTCGGCGGCAGCCCGGCGCACGAGAAGCTGCTGCTGGCCAACCTGGCCACGGAGCTCTTCCGGCACGGGAAGATCAAGACCACCGAGACGAAGGCGCGCCGCCTGCGTCCCCTGGCGGAGCAGCTGATCACCAAGGCCAAGCGCGGTGACCTGCACTCCCGCCGCCGCGTCCTGGGTGTCGTCAAGGACAAGGACGTCGTCTACTCGCTGTTCGAGCAGATCGCGCCGCGGTACACGAACCGTCCCGGTGGCTACACCCGGATCACCAAGACCGGCCCGCGCAAGGGTGACGCCGCTCCCATGGCCGTCATCGAGCTGGTCGAGGAGCTGCAGGTCGCGGCGACCACGGGTCCGTCGAAGGCCGCCCGTAAGGCTGCCGCGCAGCAGAACAAGGTCGAGGCGCTGACCCGCGACGAGGAGGCCACCGAGGCTCCCGACGCAGCGGCGACCGAGGCTCCGGCTGCGGACACCGACGCCGACCAGGACGCCGAGGCTCCGGTGAACGCTTCCGGTGACAAGGGCGCCGAGGGCCCGGGCGACCAGGCCGAGGGCGAAGACACCAAGGCCTGA
- a CDS encoding thiamine phosphate synthase — protein MGPVFPRLHVITDSVAIATAVVAAGPPDRLAIQVRVTDGVTDRVAYDLAAEILAVCRAAGVMCLVNDLLHVALAVGADGGHVGADDLPVAAARKILPTGVVGATCRDPEAARQAVAAGASYLGVGPAYPTTTKTGLPAPLGPDRIGAVAQAVPGTPVLAIGGVTVDRVAELRRAGVAGVAVVGSVTRAADPGAATARLIEALA, from the coding sequence GTGGGCCCGGTATTTCCACGGCTGCACGTCATCACCGACAGTGTCGCGATCGCCACGGCTGTGGTCGCCGCGGGACCGCCGGATCGGCTGGCGATCCAGGTACGGGTGACCGACGGCGTCACCGATCGCGTCGCCTACGACCTGGCCGCCGAGATCCTGGCCGTGTGCCGCGCCGCCGGGGTGATGTGCCTGGTCAACGATCTGCTGCACGTCGCTCTCGCGGTCGGCGCGGACGGCGGTCACGTGGGTGCCGACGATCTGCCCGTGGCCGCCGCCCGCAAGATCCTGCCAACCGGTGTCGTGGGCGCCACCTGTCGCGATCCCGAGGCGGCCCGGCAGGCGGTGGCCGCCGGCGCGAGCTACCTCGGGGTGGGCCCGGCCTATCCGACGACGACGAAGACCGGGCTGCCGGCGCCGCTGGGGCCGGACCGGATCGGCGCGGTGGCACAGGCGGTGCCGGGCACGCCGGTGCTCGCGATCGGTGGCGTCACCGTGGACCGGGTGGCCGAGCTGCGCCGGGCCGGGGTCGCCGGGGTTGCCGTGGTGGGTTCGGTGACCCGGGCCGCCGACCCCGGTGCTGCCACGGCCAGGCTGATCGAGGCGCTGGCATGA
- the truA gene encoding tRNA pseudouridine(38-40) synthase TruA, with protein MRLRLDVSYDGSAFSGWAVQPTRRTVAGELLAALGKLIGPDAEPGLTVAGRTDAGVHATGQVCHIDVADDVWDTLKESLLRRLAALMPPDARVKRATPVPASFDARFSATFRRYEYRVADTVFGPEPLRRHDTLGWVRPLDLDRLNAAAAGLVGLHDFAAFCKRKEHATTVRAINRLDWRRADDGVAVATVQADAFCQAMVRSLVGAMLTVGDGRRDPGWPAELLTLRERSSEVTVAPAHGLTLVAVGYPDESEYAQRADATRRLRVP; from the coding sequence GTGCGGCTGCGGCTGGACGTCTCGTACGACGGCAGCGCCTTCTCCGGCTGGGCGGTGCAGCCGACCCGCCGCACGGTGGCCGGGGAACTGCTGGCTGCGCTCGGCAAGCTCATCGGCCCGGACGCCGAGCCGGGCCTGACGGTGGCCGGCCGCACCGACGCCGGGGTGCATGCGACCGGCCAGGTGTGCCACATCGACGTCGCCGACGACGTGTGGGACACGCTCAAGGAGTCGCTGCTGCGCCGGCTGGCCGCCCTGATGCCGCCGGACGCCCGGGTGAAGCGGGCCACGCCGGTCCCGGCATCGTTCGACGCGCGCTTCTCGGCCACGTTCCGCCGCTACGAGTACCGGGTGGCGGACACGGTGTTCGGGCCGGAACCGCTGCGCCGGCACGACACGCTGGGCTGGGTGCGCCCGCTCGACCTGGATCGGCTCAACGCGGCCGCGGCCGGGCTGGTCGGGTTGCACGACTTCGCCGCGTTCTGCAAGCGCAAGGAGCATGCGACGACGGTCCGGGCCATCAACCGGCTGGATTGGCGGCGCGCGGACGACGGCGTGGCCGTGGCGACCGTACAGGCCGATGCTTTTTGTCAGGCAATGGTCCGCAGCCTGGTCGGCGCGATGCTGACGGTGGGCGACGGCCGCCGGGACCCGGGCTGGCCGGCCGAGCTGCTGACGTTGCGGGAGCGGTCCAGCGAGGTGACCGTCGCGCCGGCGCACGGCTTGACGCTGGTGGCGGTGGGTTATCCCGACGAGTCGGAGTACGCCCAGCGGGCGGATGCCACCCGGCGGCTGCGCGTGCCCTGA
- a CDS encoding SDR family oxidoreductase, with protein MAINQFTTHAELFDLRGKRALVTGGTRGIGMMIARGLLQAGARVVISSRDAEVCAQAQDQLSAFGEVRAIPADLSRHDECRRLSDLVTAGSEGLDILVNNAGALWDAPLETFPDEAWDTVVDLNLKSPFWLVQALLPTLRQAGTADDPARVINIGSIAAIHIPHRPNYSYSSSKAGLHQLTRHLARELGPQHITVNAVAPGPFPSTMMAATLDELGEAIAAAAPLRRIGRYDDMAGVAVFLASRAGAYLTGAVIPVDGGIATTA; from the coding sequence ATGGCAATCAATCAATTCACCACGCATGCCGAACTCTTCGATCTGAGGGGGAAGCGCGCGCTCGTCACCGGTGGCACCAGGGGCATCGGGATGATGATCGCGCGGGGTCTCCTCCAAGCCGGCGCGCGCGTGGTCATCAGCTCACGCGACGCGGAGGTCTGCGCTCAGGCGCAGGACCAGCTGTCCGCCTTCGGTGAGGTGCGGGCCATCCCCGCCGACCTGTCCCGCCACGACGAATGCCGGCGACTGTCCGACCTTGTCACGGCCGGCTCGGAGGGTCTCGACATCCTCGTCAACAACGCGGGCGCCCTGTGGGACGCACCGCTGGAGACGTTCCCGGACGAGGCCTGGGACACGGTCGTCGACCTGAACCTGAAGTCGCCGTTCTGGCTGGTCCAGGCGCTGCTGCCGACACTTCGCCAGGCCGGCACCGCCGACGATCCGGCGCGGGTCATCAACATCGGCAGCATCGCCGCGATCCACATCCCCCACCGGCCCAACTACTCGTACTCCAGCAGCAAGGCCGGACTGCACCAGCTGACCAGACACCTCGCCAGGGAGCTGGGGCCGCAGCACATCACCGTGAACGCCGTGGCGCCGGGGCCTTTCCCGTCGACCATGATGGCGGCCACCCTCGACGAGCTGGGTGAGGCGATCGCGGCGGCGGCCCCGCTACGCCGGATCGGCCGCTACGACGACATGGCGGGTGTCGCCGTGTTCCTCGCCAGCCGGGCAGGCGCCTACCTGACCGGCGCCGTGATCCCCGTCGACGGCGGCATCGCCACCACCGCCTGA
- a CDS encoding class I SAM-dependent methyltransferase, giving the protein MSADHYFSADPAAPETREHIEFTAAGREYTLVTSRGIFSAGRLDPGTAVLLRKGDLPDASATGTFLDIGCGYGPITCVLAAEAPRSTVYAIDVNSRARALTGENAAALGLAGRVRVLAPDDVPAELRFDQIWSNPPTHIGKAELHELVDRWLARLAPDGVAWLVINRNLGGDTLHASLTAKGWAVTRTASQRGFRVLRVTRPA; this is encoded by the coding sequence GTGAGCGCCGACCACTACTTCAGTGCCGATCCCGCCGCGCCGGAGACCCGGGAACACATCGAGTTCACCGCGGCAGGCCGGGAGTACACCCTCGTCACGTCGCGCGGGATCTTCTCCGCCGGGCGCCTGGACCCCGGCACGGCGGTGCTGCTGCGCAAGGGCGACCTGCCGGACGCCTCGGCCACCGGCACGTTCCTCGACATCGGCTGCGGCTACGGCCCGATCACCTGCGTGCTGGCTGCGGAGGCGCCGCGGAGCACGGTCTATGCGATCGATGTCAACTCGCGGGCGCGGGCGCTGACCGGGGAGAACGCCGCCGCGCTGGGCCTGGCCGGGCGGGTGCGGGTGCTGGCACCCGACGACGTACCGGCGGAGCTGCGGTTCGACCAGATCTGGAGCAACCCGCCGACCCACATCGGCAAGGCCGAGCTGCACGAGCTGGTCGACCGGTGGCTGGCCCGGCTCGCCCCGGACGGCGTCGCCTGGCTGGTGATCAACCGCAACCTGGGCGGGGACACGCTGCATGCCTCGCTCACCGCGAAGGGCTGGGCCGTCACCCGTACGGCCAGCCAGCGCGGCTTTCGCGTATTGCGGGTGACACGCCCGGCCTGA
- a CDS encoding ABC-F family ATP-binding cassette domain-containing protein, giving the protein MGYVDVAGAGFVLPDGRELFADVSFRVGEGAKVALVGPNGAGKTTLLRMVAGDIAAPIGTIARSGGLGVMRQFIGMIGDDRTLADLALSLVAPPLRAAGAALTAADQRLQAALESEKAQLAYANALTGWGEAGGYDAEVLFDTVAVSILDKPWDEVRSRPVRTLSGGQQKRFALDLLLRGGDEVLLLDEPDNFLDVPGKRWLEARLRESPKSVLYVSHDRELLAQTAGRVVAVEGGSAWTHPGGFASWHEARSDRHARLLELRRRWDEEHEKLKELVFTLKNKAAFNDGLASRYQAAQTRLRKFEEAGPPPVPPKEQSLRMNLRGGRTGKRAVICEGLELEDLTFPFDLEIWYGDRVAVLGANGTGKSHFLRLLAAGGSAPDVDNKPVDGAPLAHVAHNGVARLGARVRPGHFSQTHDRPELLERTLVEILWRGDEHRSGMDRAGAMKALNRYELAAQGDQRFGTLSGGQQARFLVLLLELSGATVLLLDEPTDNLDLASAEALEEGLKAFEGTVIAVTHDRWFTRGFDRFVLFRGDGEVVETPEPVWDVR; this is encoded by the coding sequence GTGGGTTATGTGGATGTCGCCGGGGCCGGATTCGTGCTGCCGGACGGGCGTGAGTTGTTCGCCGACGTGTCGTTCCGGGTCGGCGAGGGGGCCAAGGTCGCCCTGGTCGGACCGAACGGCGCCGGCAAGACGACGCTGCTGCGGATGGTCGCCGGGGACATCGCCGCGCCCATCGGCACGATCGCGCGCTCCGGCGGGCTCGGGGTGATGCGCCAGTTCATCGGCATGATCGGCGACGACCGGACGCTGGCCGACCTGGCGCTGTCGCTCGTGGCGCCCCCGCTGCGCGCGGCCGGGGCGGCGCTGACGGCGGCCGATCAGCGGCTGCAGGCGGCCCTCGAGTCCGAAAAAGCCCAGCTCGCCTATGCCAACGCGCTGACCGGGTGGGGCGAGGCCGGCGGCTACGACGCCGAGGTGCTGTTCGACACGGTCGCGGTGTCCATCCTGGACAAGCCGTGGGACGAGGTGCGCTCCCGGCCGGTCCGCACGCTCTCCGGGGGCCAGCAGAAGCGTTTCGCCCTCGACCTGCTGCTGCGCGGCGGCGACGAGGTGCTGCTGCTCGACGAGCCGGACAACTTCCTCGACGTGCCGGGCAAGCGCTGGCTGGAGGCGCGGCTGCGGGAATCGCCGAAGTCGGTGCTCTATGTGTCGCACGACCGGGAACTGCTGGCCCAGACCGCCGGGCGGGTGGTGGCGGTCGAGGGCGGCAGCGCGTGGACCCATCCGGGCGGCTTCGCCTCCTGGCACGAGGCCCGCTCGGACCGGCACGCCCGGCTGCTGGAGCTGCGCCGGCGCTGGGACGAGGAGCACGAGAAGCTCAAGGAGCTCGTGTTCACGCTGAAGAACAAGGCCGCGTTCAACGACGGGCTGGCGTCGCGCTATCAGGCTGCCCAGACCCGCCTGCGCAAGTTCGAGGAGGCGGGGCCACCGCCGGTGCCGCCGAAGGAGCAGTCGCTGCGCATGAACCTGCGCGGTGGCCGTACCGGAAAACGGGCGGTGATCTGCGAAGGGCTGGAGCTGGAGGACCTGACCTTCCCGTTCGACCTGGAGATCTGGTACGGCGACCGGGTCGCGGTGCTCGGGGCCAACGGCACCGGCAAGTCGCACTTCCTGCGGCTGCTGGCGGCCGGTGGCTCGGCACCCGACGTGGACAACAAGCCGGTCGACGGGGCCCCGCTGGCGCATGTGGCGCACAACGGGGTCGCGCGGCTCGGGGCGCGGGTGCGGCCGGGGCACTTCTCCCAGACGCACGACCGGCCGGAGCTGCTGGAACGCACGCTGGTCGAGATCCTGTGGCGCGGTGACGAGCACCGGTCCGGAATGGATCGGGCCGGGGCGATGAAGGCGCTCAACCGCTACGAGCTCGCGGCACAGGGCGATCAGCGGTTCGGCACGCTGTCCGGCGGCCAGCAGGCCCGGTTCCTGGTGCTGCTGCTGGAGCTGTCCGGGGCGACGGTGCTGCTGCTCGACGAGCCGACCGACAACCTCGACCTGGCCTCGGCCGAGGCGCTGGAGGAGGGGCTCAAGGCCTTCGAGGGCACGGTGATCGCTGTCACCCACGACCGCTGGTTCACCCGCGGCTTCGACCGTTTCGTGCTGTTCCGCGGGGACGGTGAGGTGGTCGAGACGCCCGAACCGGTCTGGGACGTGCGCTGA
- a CDS encoding helix-turn-helix transcriptional regulator, giving the protein MTESGRRGRAGEVRDFLSSRRARVTPQQAGLAVFGANRRVTGLRREEVALLAGMSVDYYIRLERGNLSGASDSVLDSLSHALQLDDAERAYLYDLARAVTAAERRPPAATGRIRPAILRMLDAMTGLPAYIRNGRFDILAANSLGRALYAPVYESPLFAQRGPVNTARFLFLDPGSADFWPQWEKAANDSVAFLRTETGRSPHDRGLTNLIGELCTKSDEFAQRWARHEVKFQRSGLKQLRHPLVGELALPYEALDLPADPGLRITVYSPEPGSPARQALDLLAGWIGSAALER; this is encoded by the coding sequence GTGACGGAGAGCGGACGGCGCGGGCGGGCCGGCGAGGTGCGGGATTTCCTCAGTTCCCGCCGCGCGCGCGTCACGCCGCAGCAGGCCGGGCTGGCCGTGTTCGGCGCCAATCGGCGGGTGACGGGGCTGCGCCGGGAGGAGGTGGCGCTGCTGGCGGGGATGAGCGTCGACTACTACATCCGGCTCGAACGCGGGAACTTGAGCGGTGCCTCGGACTCGGTGCTGGACTCCCTGTCCCACGCGCTTCAGCTCGACGATGCCGAGCGGGCCTACCTCTACGACCTGGCGCGCGCGGTCACCGCGGCCGAGCGTCGGCCACCCGCTGCCACGGGGCGGATCCGACCGGCGATTCTGCGGATGCTCGACGCCATGACCGGTCTGCCGGCCTACATCCGCAACGGGCGGTTCGACATCCTCGCCGCCAATTCCCTCGGCCGGGCCCTGTACGCCCCGGTCTACGAATCCCCGCTGTTCGCCCAGCGAGGTCCGGTCAACACCGCGCGGTTCCTGTTCCTCGATCCTGGTTCCGCCGATTTCTGGCCGCAGTGGGAGAAGGCCGCCAACGACTCGGTCGCCTTCCTGCGCACCGAGACCGGCCGATCGCCGCACGACCGGGGCCTGACGAACCTGATCGGCGAGCTCTGCACCAAGAGCGACGAGTTCGCCCAGCGCTGGGCCAGGCACGAGGTGAAGTTCCAGCGCTCCGGCCTGAAACAACTCCGCCACCCGCTCGTCGGTGAGCTGGCCCTGCCGTACGAGGCCCTCGACCTGCCCGCCGACCCCGGGCTCCGGATCACCGTCTACTCGCCCGAGCCCGGCTCACCGGCCCGCCAGGCACTCGATCTTCTGGCCGGCTGGATCGGCTCGGCCGCACTCGAGCGCTGA